The proteins below come from a single Bombyx mori chromosome 19, ASM3026992v2 genomic window:
- the Or-49 gene encoding olfactory receptor 49, with product MLTCFATIFSAVNQTGYIVLFINLLAHELGHFYVITDVLNGIFEKNDADRDPVFIDRKLKFCAKHYQYLLKFHNEIKNLYKIIFGAHFLMMTIVLVTTLQTMNSWDIRNTVLTAVTGIMPLFIYCFGGELLITAGMDMSTAIYQCGWEKMGVKQAKVVSVILCLSQRPLCLTAANVFVMNRETFGGIAQVVYKIYAVFN from the coding sequence ATGCTAACATGTTTCGCGACAATATTCTCAGCCGTGAATCAGACAGGCTATATAGTGTTGTTCATCAACTTATTAGCTCACGAACTTGgacatttttatgtaattacgGACGTCTTAAATGGAATTTTTGAAAAGAATGATGCCGATCGTGATCCTGTGTTTATAGATCGAAAATTGAAGTTCTGCGCGAAGCACTATCAATATTTACTAAAGTTCCATAACGAGATAAAAAACTTATATAAGATTATATTCGGCGCGCATTTCTTAATGATGACGATCGTTCTCGTGACGACATTACAGACGATGAATTCATGGGACATAAGGAATACGGTGCTTACAGCAGTTACAGGGATAATGCCCCTGTTCATATATTGTTTCGGGGGCGAATTGCTCATCACGGCGGGAATGGATATGTCTACAGCGATTTACCAGTGCGGGTGGGAGAAAATGGGCGTAAAACAAGCAAAGGTAGTCTCGGTTATCTTGTGTTTGTCTCAACGACCCTTATGTTTAACTGCGGCTAATGTTTTCGTTATGAATAGGGAGACATTCGGTGGTATCGCTCAGGTCGTTTACAAGATATACGCGGTATTTAACTAG
- the Or-49 gene encoding olfactory receptor 49 isoform X1 — translation MFGDENSSFSILSLLKMLLFGGSFVYVGSLSQLIYLVRVFPDKMETFKALNCISATCVPLSKYVFMWSVRTRLRTIFVMSKQGLSAIESDTTGYSKMIRTLKTARSASWFVIINQSVTHVIYLLIPFLFTIFGNIRYLPTTPGETYGLTPKYETPYYEITFMLTCFATIFSAVNQTGYIVLFINLLAHELGHFYVITDVLNGIFEKNDADRDPVFIDRKLKFCAKHYQYLLKFHNEIKNLYKIIFGAHFLMMTIVLVTTLQTMNSWDIRNTVLTAVTGIMPLFIYCFGGELLITAGMDMSTAIYQCGWEKMGVKQAKVVSVILCLSQRPLCLTAANVFVMNRETFGGIAQVVYKIYAVFN, via the exons ATGTTTGGAGATGAGAATTCAA GTTTCTCCATTCTGTCCTTACTCAAGATGTTACTGTTCGGAGGGTCGTTTGTTTACGTCGGGTCACTGAGCCAACTCATCTACTTGGTGCGAGTGTTTCCTGACAAGATGGAAACGTTCAAAGCCCTGAACTGTATCAGCGCGACATGTGTGCCactgtctaaatatgttttcatGTGGAGCGTTAG AACTCGTCTACGTACAATATTCGTAATGAGTAAACAAGGTCTATCTGCCATTGAATCAGACACTACGGGATACTCGAAAATGATACGAACCCTTAAGACGGCTCGCAGCGCATCTTGGTTTGTCATAATCAATCAATCAGTGACCCATGTGATATATTTACTTATACCGTTCTTGTTCACCATTTTTGGGAATATCCGATATTTACCGACGACTCCCGGTGAAACTTATG GTTTGACTCCAAAATATGAGACTCCATATTACGAAATAACATTTATGCTAACATGTTTCGCGACAATATTCTCAGCCGTGAATCAGACAGGCTATATAGTGTTGTTCATCAACTTATTAGCTCACGAACTTGgacatttttatgtaattacgGACGTCTTAAATGGAATTTTTGAAAAGAATGATGCCGATCGTGATCCTGTGTTTATAGATCGAAAATTGAAGTTCTGCGCGAAGCACTATCAATATTTACTAAAGTTCCATAACGAGATAAAAAACTTATATAAGATTATATTCGGCGCGCATTTCTTAATGATGACGATCGTTCTCGTGACGACATTACAGACGATGAATTCATGGGACATAAGGAATACGGTGCTTACAGCAGTTACAGGGATAATGCCCCTGTTCATATATTGTTTCGGGGGCGAATTGCTCATCACGGCGGGAATGGATATGTCTACAGCGATTTACCAGTGCGGGTGGGAGAAAATGGGCGTAAAACAAGCAAAGGTAGTCTCGGTTATCTTGTGTTTGTCTCAACGACCCTTATGTTTAACTGCGGCTAATGTTTTCGTTATGAATAGGGAGACATTCGGTGGTATCGCTCAGGTCGTTTACAAGATATACGCGGTATTTAACTAG